A stretch of the Panicum virgatum strain AP13 chromosome 9N, P.virgatum_v5, whole genome shotgun sequence genome encodes the following:
- the LOC120690021 gene encoding probable protein phosphatase 2C 34 — translation MLRAVARCCGHWPPSAAAADGMLWQTELRPHAAGEFSMAAAQANLAMEDQAQVLASPSDTLVGVYDGHGGADASRFLRSRLFPHVQRFATEQGGMSTEVIRRAFSETEEEFHTQVRQEWRRRPRMAAVGSCCLLGAISGDTLYVANLGDSRAVLGRRVVGGGVAVAERLSSEHNTASEEVRRELAALNPDDAQIVVHARGAWRVKGIIQVTRSIGDFYLKKPEYSLDPLFREVGPPIALKRPALSAEPSIQVHKLNPNDLFLIFASDGLWEHLSDDDAVQIVFKNPRTGIANRLVKAALKEATRKREVRYRDLRTIERGVRRHFHDDISVVVVYLDRHRERRHTRVIDSSSNCTSAPVDIYSSNTVL, via the exons ATGTtgagggcggtggcgaggtgCTGCGGCCACTGGCcgccgagcgcggcggcggcggacgggatGCTGTGGCAGACGGAGCTGCGGCCGCACGCGGCGGGGGAGTTCTCGATGGCCGCGGCGCAGGCCAACCTGGCCATGGAGGACCAGGCGCAGGTGCTGGCCTCCCCGTCCGACACGCTCGTCGGCGTCTACGACGGGCACGGCGGGGCCGACGCCTCCCGTTTCCTCCGATCTCGACTCTTCCCCCATGTCCAAC GCTTCGCGACGGAGCAGGGGGGCATGAGCACGGAGGTGATCCGGAGGGCGTTCAGCGAGACGGAGGAGGAGTTCCATACGCAGGTGAGGCAGgagtggaggaggcggccgcggaTGGCCGCCGTGGGCTCGTGCTGCCTTCTCGGGGCTATCTCCGGGGACACGCTCTACGTGGCCAACCTTGGGGACTCCCGCGCCGTGCTCGGGCGTCGAGTGGTGGGGGGCGGGGTGGCCGTCGCCGAGCGGCTGTCCAGCGAGCACAACACGGCGTCCGAGGAGGTGCGGCGGGAGCTCGCCGCTCTCAACCCCGATGACGCGCAGATCGTTGTGCACGCCAGAGGGGCGTGGAGAGTGAAGGGGATAATTCAG GTGACAAGATCCATTGGTGATTTTTATCTGAAGAAACCTGAGTATAGTTTGGACCCCTTGTTTCGGGAAGTTGGCCCCCCTATTGCATTGAAGAGACCAGCTCTTAGCGCTGAACCATCAATTCAAGTTCACAAGCTGAATCCAAACGACCTATTTCTGATATTTGCTTCAGATGGTCTTTGGGAGCACCTCAGTGATGATGATGCGGTGCAAATTGTCTTCAAGAATCCAAGAACT GGAATAGCCAACAGATTGGTGAAGGCTGCCTTGAAGGAAGCAACAAGAAAGAGGGAGGTCAGGTACCGTGACCTGAGGACGATCGAAAGGGGTGTGAGGCGGCATTTCCATGACGACATCAGTGTTGTGGTGGTCTACCTCGACCGCCACCGTGAGCGCCGCCACACCAGGGTCATTGATTCTAGCAGCAACTGCACCAGCGCCCCCGTTGACATTTACTCATCCAACACAGTCTTATAA
- the LOC120688651 gene encoding SH3 domain-containing protein C23A1.17-like: MAAEHPGLPPTGTRPSLSVWSSKAPTKGFLVGLDLDPSRATALSSLVLAPPSRPLACSFVPFSVACSIPPAAALRATPAPARSSAPPPLLALHHRHRSKLRAPPTACSALPPPVPRAARSSAPPPLPDSHHRGTPSVPSTAASVAPSRSLLRRPLRRVAMGYSYSRVSLAPALASVPRRQRKAAARPEMRNGSSSPLAHGLTGTRAATLEIEAAGREAEGVAGLDASS; this comes from the exons ATGGCAGCCGAGCACCCAGGACTGCCACCCACCGGAACCCGTCCGTCGCTCTCCGTGTGGTCCTCCAAGGCTCCAACAAAAGGTTTTCTGGTTGGGTTAGACTTAGACCCGTCCCGGGCCACTGCACTCAG TTCCCTCGTTCTCGCTCCTCCTTCCCGCCCCCTCGCCTGCAGCTTTGTGCCGTTCTCCGTCGCTTGCTCCATACCGCCAGCGGCGGCCCTGCGCGCCACACCTGCTCCGGCtcggagctccgcgccgccgccactacTTGCTCTACACCACCGCCACCGGTCGAAGCTCCGCGCGCCCCCCACAGCTTGCTCCGCACTGCCGCCACCGGTCCCGCGTGCCGCTCGGAGCTCCGCACCGCCCCCGCTGCCTGATTCGCACCACCGCGGCACCCCCTCCGTCccatccaccgccgcctccgtgGCTCCGTCGCGCAGCCTCCTCCGACGGCCCCTCCGCCGCGTCGCCATGGGATATAGTTACTCCAGAGTGTCGCTGGCGCCCGCTCTGGCGAGCGTGCCAAGAAGGCAGCGGAAGGCGGCCGCGAGGCCTGAGATGCGCAACGGCTCCAGCTCACCGCTCGCCCACGGCCTCACGGGCACACGTGCGGCGACATTGGAGATCGAGGCGGCAGGACGCGAGGCGGAGGGCGTGGCTGGACTGGACGCGAGCAGCTAG
- the LOC120690019 gene encoding uncharacterized protein LOC120690019 isoform X2, protein MCEAIGQFRPGLTPPTQDAFRGSLLEEEYARTKSLLQEREAEKMKNGCSIMTDAWSDRKRRSIMNICTNCADGTSFISSKEMSDVSHTSEVIFELVDKAIEDIGEENVVQVVTDNASNNMGAKKLLLVKRPQIFWTSCAAHTINLMLQGIGNLPRFKKVIDQAKSFTIFVYGHTRTLESLRYFTEGKELVRPGVTRFASYFLTLNSMQEKDQLRKMVVHSRWDSLKDVKSKKGKEATATILSPAFCKDVKLMLAVFEPLVKVLRLVDGDVKPSMGFLYGELLKAKREVKEAFGNVESRFKDVMAVIEKKMNGRLDSPLHLTAFLLNPHYSYANPSIFDEPKMNEAFISCVEQFYYHDEDQQEQAANFELKKFQNREGPFSKKLARAFQNYDYNPASWWRLYGTETPALQKMATRILSLTSSSSGCERNWSGFEGRNRLTTTRLNKLVYIQFNNRLMNKREKIKSKKITDILLSSDTTEAQGFLQEGGDDCAQVVFRDEEDEDEMEGTGIPWSVIGMAVGAEEQLEPRRSARVRELYEGEEFESEEEVFDEDEDDTWD, encoded by the exons ATGTGTGAAGCAATTGGACAATTTCGACCAGGACTTACACCTCCAACTCAAGATGCCTTTCGAGGTAGTTTGCTGGAAGAAGAATATGCAAGAACCAAGAGTTTGCTGCAGGAACGTGAAGCCGAGAAGATGAAAAATGGGTGCTCTATTATGACCGATGCTTGGTCAGATAGGAAGAGGAGAAGCATAATGAATATATGCACTAATTGTGCTGATGGAACCTCCTTCATCAGCTCAAAAGAGATGTCAGATGTGTCACACACAAGTGAAGTCATTTTTGAATTAGTGGACAAAGCAATTGAAGACATTGGTGAAGAAAATGTGGTGCAAGTAGTCACTGACAATGCCTCTAACAACATGGGAGCAAAGAAGCTATTGCTTGTGAAGAGACCACAAATATTTTGGAcctcttgtgcagctcacacaaTCAACTTGATGCTCCAAGGAATTGGCAACTTGCCTCGGTTCAAGAAAGTGATTGACCAAGCAAAGTCATTTACCATATTTGTGTATGGCCACACAAGAACATTGGAGAGCTTGAGATACTTCACAGAGGGGAAAGAGCTAGTGAGGCCAGGAGTGACTAGGTTTGCTTCATACTTTCTCACTTTGAACAGTATGCAAGAGAAGGACCAGTTAAGGAAGATGGTGGTTCATAGTAGGTGGGACTCATTAAAGGATGTGAAatcaaagaaaggaaaagaggccACAGCTACTATATTGAGTCCAGCCTTTTGTAAGGATGTGAAGCTAATGTTGGCTGTTTTTGAGCCATTGGTCAAAGTCCTCCGTTTGGTTGATGGGGATGTGAAGCCATCCATGGGTTTCCTTTATGGAGAGCTACTAAAGGCAAAGAGAGAGGTCAAAGAGGCCTTTGGCAATGTTGAGTCTCGATTCAAAGATGTTATGGCTGTTATTGAGAAGAAGATGAATGGAAGACTTGATTCTCCATTGCATTTGACAGCTTTTTTGCTGAATCCACACTATAGCTATGCTAACCCATCAATCTTTGATGAGCCCAAAATGAATGAAGCCTTCATATCTTGTGTTGAGCAATTTTATTATCATGATGAGGACCAACAAGAACAGGCTGCCAACTTTGAATTGAAAAAGTTTCAGAATAGAGAAGGACCATTTAGCAAGAAGCTTGCAAGAGCTTTTCAAAACTATGATTACAATCCAG CATCATGGTGGCGGTTATATGGAACTGAAACACCAGCTTTACAGAAGATGGCTACAAGGATATTATCTTTGACATCAAGCTCTTCTGGTTGtgaaagaaattggagtgggTTTGAAGGG AGAAATAGGCTGACTACAACCCGCCTCAACAAGTTGGTCTATATTCAGTTCAACAACAGGCTGATGAATAAGAGAGaaaagattaaatcaaagaaaatcACTGATATTCTTTTGTCTAGTGATACAACTGAagctcaaggttttctccaaGAGGGTGGAGATGATTGTGCACAAGTTGTCTTTAGagatgaggaagatgaggaTGAGATGGAAGGTACAGGGATACCTTGGTCTGTTATTGGAATGGCAGTGGGAGCAGAAGAACAGCTTGAGCCTCGTAGAAGTGCAAGAGTGAGAGAGCTCTATGAAGGAGAGGAGTTTGAgtctgaagaagaagtgtttgatgaagatgaggatgataCTTGGGATTGA
- the LOC120690019 gene encoding uncharacterized protein LOC120690019 isoform X1: MCEAIGQFRPGLTPPTQDAFRGSLLEEEYARTKSLLQEREAEKMKNGCSIMTDAWSDRKRRSIMNICTNCADGTSFISSKEMSDVSHTSEVIFELVDKAIEDIGEENVVQVVTDNASNNMGAKKLLLVKRPQIFWTSCAAHTINLMLQGIGNLPRFKKVIDQAKSFTIFVYGHTRTLESLRYFTEGKELVRPGVTRFASYFLTLNSMQEKDQLRKMVVHSRWDSLKDVKSKKGKEATATILSPAFCKDVKLMLAVFEPLVKVLRLVDGDVKPSMGFLYGELLKAKREVKEAFGNVESRFKDVMAVIEKKMNGRLDSPLHLTAFLLNPHYSYANPSIFDEPKMNEAFISCVEQFYYHDEDQQEQAANFELKKFQNREGPFSKKLARAFQNYDYNPASWWRLYGTETPALQKMATRILSLTSSSSGCERNWSGFEGIHTKKRNRLTTTRLNKLVYIQFNNRLMNKREKIKSKKITDILLSSDTTEAQGFLQEGGDDCAQVVFRDEEDEDEMEGTGIPWSVIGMAVGAEEQLEPRRSARVRELYEGEEFESEEEVFDEDEDDTWD, encoded by the exons ATGTGTGAAGCAATTGGACAATTTCGACCAGGACTTACACCTCCAACTCAAGATGCCTTTCGAGGTAGTTTGCTGGAAGAAGAATATGCAAGAACCAAGAGTTTGCTGCAGGAACGTGAAGCCGAGAAGATGAAAAATGGGTGCTCTATTATGACCGATGCTTGGTCAGATAGGAAGAGGAGAAGCATAATGAATATATGCACTAATTGTGCTGATGGAACCTCCTTCATCAGCTCAAAAGAGATGTCAGATGTGTCACACACAAGTGAAGTCATTTTTGAATTAGTGGACAAAGCAATTGAAGACATTGGTGAAGAAAATGTGGTGCAAGTAGTCACTGACAATGCCTCTAACAACATGGGAGCAAAGAAGCTATTGCTTGTGAAGAGACCACAAATATTTTGGAcctcttgtgcagctcacacaaTCAACTTGATGCTCCAAGGAATTGGCAACTTGCCTCGGTTCAAGAAAGTGATTGACCAAGCAAAGTCATTTACCATATTTGTGTATGGCCACACAAGAACATTGGAGAGCTTGAGATACTTCACAGAGGGGAAAGAGCTAGTGAGGCCAGGAGTGACTAGGTTTGCTTCATACTTTCTCACTTTGAACAGTATGCAAGAGAAGGACCAGTTAAGGAAGATGGTGGTTCATAGTAGGTGGGACTCATTAAAGGATGTGAAatcaaagaaaggaaaagaggccACAGCTACTATATTGAGTCCAGCCTTTTGTAAGGATGTGAAGCTAATGTTGGCTGTTTTTGAGCCATTGGTCAAAGTCCTCCGTTTGGTTGATGGGGATGTGAAGCCATCCATGGGTTTCCTTTATGGAGAGCTACTAAAGGCAAAGAGAGAGGTCAAAGAGGCCTTTGGCAATGTTGAGTCTCGATTCAAAGATGTTATGGCTGTTATTGAGAAGAAGATGAATGGAAGACTTGATTCTCCATTGCATTTGACAGCTTTTTTGCTGAATCCACACTATAGCTATGCTAACCCATCAATCTTTGATGAGCCCAAAATGAATGAAGCCTTCATATCTTGTGTTGAGCAATTTTATTATCATGATGAGGACCAACAAGAACAGGCTGCCAACTTTGAATTGAAAAAGTTTCAGAATAGAGAAGGACCATTTAGCAAGAAGCTTGCAAGAGCTTTTCAAAACTATGATTACAATCCAG CATCATGGTGGCGGTTATATGGAACTGAAACACCAGCTTTACAGAAGATGGCTACAAGGATATTATCTTTGACATCAAGCTCTTCTGGTTGtgaaagaaattggagtgggTTTGAAGGG ATACACACTAAGAAGAGAAATAGGCTGACTACAACCCGCCTCAACAAGTTGGTCTATATTCAGTTCAACAACAGGCTGATGAATAAGAGAGaaaagattaaatcaaagaaaatcACTGATATTCTTTTGTCTAGTGATACAACTGAagctcaaggttttctccaaGAGGGTGGAGATGATTGTGCACAAGTTGTCTTTAGagatgaggaagatgaggaTGAGATGGAAGGTACAGGGATACCTTGGTCTGTTATTGGAATGGCAGTGGGAGCAGAAGAACAGCTTGAGCCTCGTAGAAGTGCAAGAGTGAGAGAGCTCTATGAAGGAGAGGAGTTTGAgtctgaagaagaagtgtttgatgaagatgaggatgataCTTGGGATTGA
- the LOC120690023 gene encoding upstream activation factor subunit UAF30-like, which produces MAASSSMLTAALLSFSALPVSRLRAAPPTAASFAALRRAAAAPVVVRAAAASSKATDAAEAAPKKKRATGITQPKPVSPALQAIVGAPEIPRTEALKRLWAYIKQHNLQDPADKKVVVCDEKLKVLFAGRERVGFLEIAKLLNPHFVK; this is translated from the exons atggccgcctcctcctccatgcTGACCGCCGCGTTGCTCTCCTTCTCCGCGCTCCCGGTCTCGCGCCTCCGAGCCGCCcctcccaccgccgcctccttcgcggcgctgcggcgcgcggcggccgcaccCGTCGtcgtgcgcgcggcggccgcctcgTCCAAGGCCAcggatgcggcggaggcggccccgAAGAAGAAAAGGGCGACCGGCATCACCCAGCCCAAGCCCGTCTCGCCGGCGCTGCAGGCAATCGTGGGCGCACCGGAGATCCCCCGCACCGAGGCACTCAAGCGCCTCTGGGCCTACATCAAGCAGCACAACCTCCAG GATCCTGCAGACAAGAAGGTGGTCGTCTGTGATGAGAAGCTGAAGGTCCTGTTTGCTGGGCGGGAGCGCGTTGGATTCCTCGAGATCGCCAAGCTTCTCAACCCCCACTTTGTGAAGTGA